Proteins from a genomic interval of Treponema brennaborense DSM 12168:
- a CDS encoding glycoside hydrolase family 130 protein, translating to MVTVIGESIENMPWEDKPAGCRFPMWRYSQNPVIGRNPTENVSRIFNSAVAVWKDGGFVGVFRAETCSGIPYLYTGFSRDALHWQFSAGPIAVSDGAGNDVSPAYAYDPRLVRIDDTYYVIWCTDFHGASLGIAETTDFKHFKSFDNPFLPFNRNGVLFPRKVNGRYLLLSRPSDSGHTPFGDVFLSESPDLYYWGNHKHVFGPTGDWWQSVKTGAGCAPIETDAGWLLFYHAVTGTCSGFVYSIGAAILDLHDPSKVLHRCRNFLLTPEAPYEERGFVPNVVFPVAALTDAPTGRVALYYGAADTYTCLAFTTVQDTIDYIKTHDITEN from the coding sequence ATGGTTACAGTTATTGGAGAATCAATTGAAAACATGCCGTGGGAAGATAAACCCGCCGGCTGCCGGTTTCCGATGTGGCGTTATTCGCAGAATCCGGTGATCGGCCGCAACCCGACGGAAAACGTTTCACGCATTTTCAACAGCGCGGTCGCCGTATGGAAAGACGGCGGCTTTGTCGGCGTGTTCCGTGCGGAAACTTGCAGCGGCATACCGTACCTGTACACCGGATTCAGCCGGGACGCGCTGCACTGGCAGTTTTCGGCCGGACCGATCGCCGTAAGCGACGGTGCGGGCAACGATGTCAGCCCCGCGTACGCCTACGATCCGCGTCTGGTACGGATAGACGATACGTATTACGTTATCTGGTGCACGGATTTTCACGGCGCGTCGCTCGGTATTGCCGAAACGACGGATTTCAAACATTTCAAATCGTTCGATAATCCGTTCCTGCCGTTCAACCGGAACGGCGTGCTGTTTCCCCGTAAAGTGAACGGCCGGTATCTGCTTTTGAGCCGGCCGAGCGACAGCGGACACACACCGTTCGGCGACGTTTTTTTAAGTGAAAGTCCCGATCTGTACTATTGGGGAAACCATAAACACGTGTTCGGTCCCACGGGCGACTGGTGGCAGTCGGTAAAAACGGGTGCCGGCTGCGCTCCTATCGAAACGGACGCAGGCTGGCTGCTGTTTTATCACGCGGTAACGGGCACGTGTTCGGGTTTCGTGTATTCGATCGGCGCGGCGATTCTGGATTTGCATGATCCGTCGAAAGTTCTGCATCGCTGCCGTAATTTTCTGCTGACGCCGGAAGCGCCGTATGAAGAACGCGGTTTCGTTCCGAACGTGGTCTTTCCCGTCGCGGCGCTGACCGACGCGCCTACGGGACGCGTCGCGCTGTATTACGGGGCGGCCGACACCTATACGTGTCTGGCTTTCACAACCGTTCAAGATACGATAGACTATATAAAAACTCACGATATAACGGAAAATTGA
- a CDS encoding cellulase family glycosylhydrolase produces the protein MKKPVRSYCRAVSACAAFTCAIFLLLFAACAGNSAVSAAGAAEKGFVTVQDGSFMLGGKPFRFVGTNNYYLHYSPDKMITDVLDDACEMGLPVLRVWGFQIGANRDHNSFGLNEPARGGKPGVYGIPEKYRKTDKKPDEFGYPRDVFERLDYAVAEAGKRGIKLVVVLNNYWADFGGLQQASTWQRWFNLENATDFYTDAGCKAAYKEYAERLMTRVNSYTGIPYNEDPTIMTWELMNEPRNPPDKTGKILTAWVKEMSAYVKKLAPFQLCAVGDEGGFLRTDPDVFMGEGTHMYNGFEGTDFDALLALKNVDYGTYHLYPESWGIAPEAAEGWGARYIKDHIDSGKKAGKPAVLEEFGVSKAGTQNRLAVYDLWNRTVYENAGAGSMFWILTASNVYETGADEDGLYDDYDGFRILNDGSSVSKLLSAWAARFAGTESVEQTALLDDPCAYLLDPARAQEAKGTVTIRARLAGTYGRVKSAKLFVNGQLASAPNTMQFNNAGQLWRIKLDTTAFDDGDTLDLQAVFTLEDGTQIRTEAVAITVANNVTYSLFKTFDFKDSICDAVSLGGYQAELRSLSHSTLNGGMLRADALYPGLNEWEELKIKFPLMSEVAEAAKISFTVYLEKTLASTPSGKTKPEDKLPGAQHYVAFDPGWVKTGLGTQNCELANLETVILDDGKSYYRQTCTFEFFNNPQYTQATVCPTLGYVSYNGPVYIDDINLYKKD, from the coding sequence ATGAAAAAGCCTGTTCGTTCGTATTGCCGTGCGGTGTCTGCCTGCGCGGCTTTTACCTGTGCGATTTTTTTGCTGCTGTTCGCCGCTTGTGCCGGCAATTCGGCCGTATCCGCTGCCGGAGCGGCGGAGAAAGGATTCGTTACCGTACAGGACGGTTCGTTTATGCTCGGCGGCAAACCGTTCCGGTTCGTCGGCACGAATAATTATTATTTGCATTACAGTCCCGATAAAATGATAACCGACGTACTCGACGATGCGTGCGAAATGGGATTGCCGGTGCTGCGCGTTTGGGGCTTTCAGATTGGAGCGAATCGCGATCATAATTCGTTCGGATTGAACGAACCCGCCCGCGGCGGAAAACCGGGCGTTTACGGTATTCCCGAAAAATACCGGAAAACGGATAAAAAGCCCGACGAATTCGGATATCCGCGCGACGTTTTTGAACGGCTCGACTACGCCGTTGCGGAAGCGGGAAAGCGCGGCATAAAACTGGTCGTCGTCCTTAACAATTATTGGGCCGATTTCGGCGGCCTGCAGCAGGCGTCCACCTGGCAGCGGTGGTTCAATCTGGAAAACGCGACGGATTTCTATACCGATGCCGGCTGCAAGGCTGCGTATAAGGAATACGCGGAACGGCTGATGACGCGCGTGAACTCGTACACCGGTATCCCGTACAACGAAGATCCGACTATCATGACGTGGGAACTGATGAACGAACCTCGTAATCCTCCGGATAAAACCGGCAAAATACTGACCGCCTGGGTAAAAGAGATGAGCGCTTACGTTAAAAAACTCGCTCCGTTTCAGCTGTGCGCCGTCGGTGATGAAGGCGGCTTTCTTCGCACTGATCCCGACGTCTTTATGGGTGAAGGAACCCATATGTATAACGGGTTTGAAGGTACGGATTTCGACGCACTGCTTGCGCTCAAAAACGTCGATTACGGTACGTACCATCTGTATCCTGAAAGTTGGGGAATCGCGCCGGAAGCAGCCGAGGGGTGGGGCGCCCGGTACATCAAGGATCATATCGATTCGGGCAAAAAAGCCGGTAAGCCGGCCGTCCTTGAGGAATTCGGCGTTTCAAAGGCCGGAACGCAAAATCGGCTCGCCGTGTATGATCTGTGGAATCGTACCGTGTATGAAAACGCAGGTGCAGGCAGCATGTTCTGGATTCTGACCGCTTCAAACGTGTATGAAACGGGGGCGGATGAAGACGGACTGTACGACGATTACGACGGATTCCGCATTCTGAACGACGGATCTTCCGTTTCAAAACTGCTGTCGGCATGGGCGGCCCGTTTTGCCGGTACGGAATCGGTGGAACAGACCGCGCTGCTCGACGATCCCTGTGCGTATCTGCTTGATCCCGCGCGCGCACAGGAAGCAAAAGGGACGGTTACGATCCGTGCCCGTCTTGCGGGAACGTACGGCCGCGTGAAAAGTGCCAAATTGTTCGTGAACGGTCAGTTAGCGAGCGCGCCGAACACGATGCAGTTCAATAACGCCGGACAACTTTGGCGCATAAAACTGGACACGACGGCGTTCGACGACGGTGATACGTTGGATTTGCAAGCCGTTTTTACGCTCGAAGACGGAACGCAGATACGTACGGAAGCCGTTGCGATAACCGTCGCGAACAACGTAACGTATTCGCTGTTCAAGACGTTCGATTTTAAAGACTCCATCTGCGACGCGGTGTCTTTGGGAGGGTATCAAGCCGAATTACGCTCGCTTTCTCACAGTACGCTGAACGGCGGTATGCTCCGCGCGGACGCTTTGTACCCCGGTCTGAACGAATGGGAAGAACTCAAAATCAAGTTTCCGCTGATGAGTGAAGTTGCCGAGGCGGCAAAAATTTCGTTCACCGTTTATCTGGAAAAAACGCTCGCTTCAACGCCGTCGGGAAAAACGAAACCTGAAGACAAATTACCCGGCGCGCAGCATTACGTTGCCTTTGATCCCGGCTGGGTCAAAACCGGTTTGGGAACGCAGAACTGCGAATTGGCGAATTTGGAAACGGTGATTCTCGACGACGGCAAAAGTTATTACCGGCAAACGTGTACGTTCGAGTTTTTCAATAATCCGCAGTACACGCAGGCAACCGTATGTCCCACGCTGGGCTACGTGTCGTACAACGGTCCCGTTTATATCGATGATATCAACTTGTATAAAAAAGACTGA
- a CDS encoding carbohydrate ABC transporter permease, which produces MKRFSDLTYKKQQKTVAFLFLLVPVALIVVFGYLPFLSMIEYSFLRWDGMGEKKYIGLQNYIDALTRPENYRVFKVSLYYLAASIVQIAAALFFATVLSFECKGKSFFKGIFFFPNLINGVAIGLIFLYFYRDTGTLNTLLRFLGFKGDTLWLSDPKLVNWSVAFTSVWRYMGYNMIMFLGAIQSIPTEIYEAAELDGANWWDVFRHIILKTIIPIVKLMVILSITGSLSAFETPYIMTGGGNGSETFVIRTVDTAFKYSKIGLASAMAMILTGIVLVVTAIQEKFFKLED; this is translated from the coding sequence ATGAAACGATTTTCTGATTTGACGTATAAAAAACAGCAAAAGACGGTCGCGTTCCTTTTTCTGCTGGTGCCGGTCGCTCTTATAGTCGTTTTCGGCTATTTACCGTTTTTGAGCATGATCGAATACAGCTTCCTGCGATGGGACGGCATGGGGGAGAAAAAATATATCGGATTGCAAAATTATATCGACGCGCTGACCCGTCCGGAAAATTATCGGGTGTTTAAGGTCAGCTTGTATTATCTTGCCGCGTCTATCGTGCAGATTGCGGCGGCCTTATTTTTTGCGACGGTTCTTTCGTTTGAATGCAAAGGAAAATCGTTTTTTAAAGGCATATTTTTCTTTCCGAACTTGATAAACGGCGTAGCCATCGGTCTCATTTTCCTGTATTTCTATCGGGATACGGGAACGCTGAATACGCTGCTGCGATTTTTGGGCTTTAAAGGCGATACGCTGTGGTTGAGCGATCCTAAATTGGTAAACTGGTCCGTTGCGTTCACGTCGGTGTGGCGGTACATGGGCTACAACATGATCATGTTTCTGGGAGCGATTCAATCCATTCCCACGGAGATATACGAAGCCGCCGAATTGGACGGCGCGAATTGGTGGGACGTGTTCCGGCACATCATTTTGAAAACGATTATTCCGATCGTAAAACTGATGGTCATTTTGTCCATCACCGGTTCGCTCAGTGCGTTTGAAACACCGTACATTATGACCGGCGGCGGCAACGGCAGCGAAACGTTCGTTATTCGGACGGTCGATACGGCGTTCAAGTACAGTAAAATCGGTTTGGCGTCGGCCATGGCCATGATTTTAACGGGTATCGTTCTCGTCGTAACGGCGATTCAGGAAAAATTTTTCAAACTGGAGGACTAA
- a CDS encoding glycoside hydrolase family 5 protein — protein sequence MKPIDAAAVPALRYGFNMLWMYSLAGLKSPRPADVRVAETELDFICGMGCNFIRLPVDYRFWIRDFRYAEPDESMLVRLDDCVKAVVSRGLHCSLNLHRAPGYCINGAETEKHNLWCDRVAQDAFVQLWTDLALRYAPYGPEQLSFDLLNEPPRIGRYGMTRAVHEKLMRRTMSAVRAVSPLRPVVLNGIDGGNEAIPELADTGAILSTRGYQPMALTHYRAPWCEETADCTPPVYPGTEWNGTCWNRETLLAHYAPWKTLADAGACVHVGECGCYTKTDNEAALAWFADLFSVFRELGWGYALWNFNGDFGICGHGRGGTRWEKRGGFTVDRDLYELFISGMRT from the coding sequence ATGAAACCTATCGATGCCGCCGCCGTGCCTGCGCTCCGGTACGGATTCAACATGCTGTGGATGTACAGCCTTGCCGGCTTGAAATCACCTCGTCCGGCCGATGTTCGCGTTGCGGAAACCGAGTTGGATTTTATCTGCGGTATGGGCTGTAATTTTATCCGGCTGCCGGTAGATTACCGTTTTTGGATACGTGATTTCCGTTACGCCGAACCGGACGAATCTATGCTCGTTCGGCTCGACGACTGTGTCAAGGCCGTCGTTTCGCGCGGGCTGCATTGTTCGCTGAATCTGCACCGTGCGCCCGGTTATTGCATAAACGGCGCGGAAACGGAAAAACACAATTTGTGGTGCGACCGCGTCGCTCAAGATGCCTTCGTGCAGCTTTGGACGGATCTTGCGCTCCGCTACGCGCCGTATGGGCCGGAGCAGCTCAGTTTCGATCTGCTGAACGAACCGCCTCGGATCGGCCGGTACGGCATGACGCGCGCCGTTCACGAAAAACTGATGCGCCGGACGATGTCCGCCGTGCGCGCGGTGTCGCCGTTACGTCCGGTTGTGCTGAACGGTATCGACGGCGGTAACGAGGCGATTCCCGAATTGGCGGATACCGGTGCGATTTTGAGTACTCGCGGTTATCAGCCGATGGCGCTGACTCATTACCGCGCGCCGTGGTGTGAAGAAACGGCGGACTGCACGCCGCCGGTATATCCGGGAACGGAGTGGAACGGAACGTGCTGGAACCGTGAAACGCTGCTCGCTCATTACGCACCGTGGAAAACGCTCGCCGACGCCGGTGCGTGCGTGCACGTGGGCGAGTGCGGCTGCTATACGAAGACTGATAACGAAGCGGCGCTCGCCTGGTTTGCGGATCTGTTTTCGGTTTTCCGTGAACTCGGCTGGGGATACGCGCTGTGGAATTTCAACGGCGATTTCGGCATCTGCGGCCACGGGCGGGGCGGAACGCGTTGGGAAAAAAGAGGCGGTTTTACCGTTGACCGCGATTTGTACGAGTTGTTCATATCCGGTATGCGCACGTAG
- a CDS encoding carbohydrate ABC transporter permease: MDNALQKTRSEQKNEFRRFFRHSGVMGTLFTCLKYTLLVFTALIIILPILVVFFGAFKTGAEFNSTGAFELPQRWALDNFITVWQKGNMGLAFWNTFVMIVLASAGSIMTGTMASYVLHRFDFRGKELIRHLFLWIVLIPGTTAQVARFQIINALHLYNTMATPIILAMGTDIMAIYIYLQFLESISKSLDESAILDGAGYFRVYFQIIMPLLKPATVTVLIIKSIGLYNDFYTPFLYMPKKSLTVISTVLYKFKGPFGSQWELICAGIVIALVPTLIIFIVLQKQIYNGMVSGSVKQ; the protein is encoded by the coding sequence ATGGATAACGCGTTGCAGAAAACCCGTTCGGAACAGAAAAATGAGTTTCGGCGTTTTTTCCGGCATTCCGGTGTGATGGGAACTTTATTCACCTGCCTGAAGTATACGCTGCTTGTTTTTACCGCGCTGATAATCATTCTGCCGATTCTGGTCGTTTTTTTCGGTGCTTTTAAAACGGGTGCCGAGTTCAATTCAACCGGCGCGTTCGAGTTGCCTCAAAGATGGGCGCTCGACAATTTTATCACCGTGTGGCAAAAGGGAAACATGGGGCTGGCGTTCTGGAATACGTTCGTCATGATCGTCCTTGCCAGCGCCGGATCGATTATGACGGGAACGATGGCTTCGTACGTATTGCATCGCTTCGATTTTCGCGGAAAAGAACTGATCAGGCACTTGTTTTTGTGGATCGTACTGATTCCCGGTACGACGGCGCAAGTGGCGCGGTTTCAGATCATAAACGCGCTGCATTTGTACAATACCATGGCAACTCCGATTATCCTCGCCATGGGAACGGATATTATGGCTATTTACATTTACCTGCAATTTTTGGAAAGTATTTCAAAATCTCTGGATGAATCGGCGATTCTGGACGGCGCCGGATATTTTCGCGTGTATTTTCAGATAATCATGCCGCTGCTGAAACCGGCGACCGTGACCGTTCTGATCATAAAATCGATCGGGCTGTACAACGACTTTTACACGCCGTTTCTGTACATGCCGAAAAAATCGCTGACCGTTATCTCAACCGTTCTGTATAAATTCAAAGGGCCGTTCGGATCGCAGTGGGAACTGATTTGCGCGGGAATCGTTATCGCGCTCGTGCCGACGCTGATTATTTTTATCGTTCTGCAAAAACAGATCTACAACGGTATGGTCAGCGGTTCCGTCAAACAGTAA